Proteins encoded in a region of the Esox lucius isolate fEsoLuc1 chromosome 9, fEsoLuc1.pri, whole genome shotgun sequence genome:
- the npepps gene encoding puromycin-sensitive aminopeptidase isoform X3 yields the protein MLLVLGRRVSLSFVKRVNPQDPVLFSKPILLNFRTNIFRVIHSSTVFASVTRSNYTDTMPERRPFVRLPTDVYPVNYGLSLKPDLIDFTFEGKLEAIVEVTLATNQIVMNCADIDIITASFVPEGAEGEEINATGFNYQNEDEKVTLSFPSALQKGSGTLKIDFVGELNDKMKGFYRSKYANPSGEIRYAAVTQFEATDARRAFPCWDEPAIKATFDISLIVPKDRVALSNMNVLDRKPYPEDDSLVEVKFATTPIMSTYLVAFVIGEYDFVEAQSSDGVTVRVYTPTGKAEQGKFALEVAVKTLPFYKDYFSVPYPLPKIDLIAIADFAAGAMENWGLVTYRETALLIDPRNSCSSSRQWVALVVGHELAHQWFGNLVTMEWWTHLWLNEGFASWIEYLCVDHCFPEYDIWTQFVSADYTRALDLDALDNSHPIEVNVGHPSEVDEIFDAISYSKGASVIRMLHNYIGDEDFRKGMHSYLLKFQHKNAATEDLWDCLEQASGKPIAQVMSSWTKQMGFPIIVVNQEQQGDDRILKISQKKFCASGPHEGEDCPNWMVPVSICTSEDPGCTKLKVLLDSPETTITINNVSPDQWVKINPGTVGFYRIQYSSAMLESLLPGVRDLTLLPVDRLGLQNDLFSLARAGMISTVEVLKLMEAFVNEPNYTVWSDLSCNLGVLSSLLSHTDYHEEIQEFIRDLFTPIGLKLGWECKQGEGHLDALLRGLVLGKLGKAGHKPTLEEARRRFKDHVEGKQILSADLRSPVYLTVLKHGDSATLETMLKLHKQADMQEEKNRIERVLGAISAPDLIQKVLTFALSEEVRPQDTVSVIGGVAGSSKHGRKAAWKFVKDNWEELHNRYQGGFLISRLIKLSVDGFAIDKMAAEVKSFFESHHAPAAERTVQQCCENILLNAAWLKRDADDIHQYLLQRKAPPV from the exons ATGTTGCTGGTTCTCGGCCGTCGGGTTTCGCTGTCATTCGTAAAACGAGTCAATCCCCAAGATCCAGTTTTGTTCTCGAAGCCCATTTTGCTAAATTTCAGAACTAATATATTCAGAGTAATACACAGCAGCACCGTCTTCGCAAGCGTTACCAGATCAAATTATACAGACACCATGCCTGAAAGGAGGCCCTTCGTACGGTTGCCCACTGACGTCTATCCTGTTAACTACGGGTTGAGCTTGAAGCCCGACCTCATCGACTTTACTTTCGAGGGCAAGCTAGAGGCGATTGTAGAG GTCACACTGGCTACAAATCAAATAGTTATGAACTGTGCTGACATCGACATCATTACAGCATCCTTTGTACCAGAGGGAGCGGAAGGTGAGG AAATCAACGCTACGGGATTCAACTATCAAAATGAGGACGAGAAAGTCACCCTGTCCTTCCCTAGTGCTCTTCAGAAAG GGTCTGGTACGTTGAAGATTGACTTTGTGGGGGAGCTGAACGACAAAATGAAAGGTTTCTACAGAAGTAAATATGCAAATCCTTCAGGAGAAATCCGTTATGCTGCTGTCACACAGTTTGAG gcCACGGACGCTCGCCGGGCTTTCCCCTGTTGGGACGAGCCAGCTATCAAAGCCACCTTTGACATCTCTCTGATAGTTCCCAAGGACCGAGTAGCCTTGTCAAATATG AATGTCCTCGATCGAAAGCCATATCCTGAAGATGACAGCCTTGTGGAAGTGAAGTTTGCCACTACTCCCATCATGTCCACGTACCTTGTAGCATTTGTCATTGGCGAATATGACTTTGTAGAGGCCCAATCATCGGATGGAGTGACAGTACGCGTCTACACGCCCACAGGAAAGGCGGAACAAGGGAAATTTGCGCTGGAG GTTGCTGTAAAGACATTACCTTTCTACAAAGACTACTTCAGTGTACCTTACCCTTTGCCTAAAATTGATCTGATAGCTATTGCTGACTTTGCTGCTG GTGCCATGGAAAACTGGGGCCTTGTTACCTACAG GGAGACAGCGCTGCTGATTGACCCGAGGAACTCGTGCTCTTCATCACGGCAGTGGGTGGCACTGGTGGTGGGACATGAGCTGGCCCACCAGTGGTTTGGAAATTTGGTCACCATG GAGTGGTGGACCCATCTTTGGCTCAACGAGGGATTTGCGTCCTGGATCGAGTACCTCTGTGTGGACCACTGCTTTCCCGAGTACGACATATGGACACAGTTTGTGTCGGCCGACTACACTCGCGCCCTGGACCTGGACGCGTTGGACAATAGTCATCCCATCGAG GTGAACGTGGGCCACCCGTCCGAAGTAGACGAGATTTTTGATGCCATATCGTACAGCAAAGGCGCGTCCGTGATTCGTATGCTGCACAACTACATAGGAGACGAG GACTTTAGGAAAGGAATGCATTCTTACCTGTTGAAGTTTCAACATAAGAACGCAGCTACAG AGGACTTGTGGGACTGTCTGGAACAGGCTAGCGGGAAACCCATCGCCCAGGTGATGAGCTCTTGGACCAAACAGATGGGCTTCCCTATAATTGTAGTGAACCAAGAGCAG CAAGGGGATGACCGCATCCTCAAGATATCTCAAAAGAAATTCTGTGCCAGTGGACCACATGAGG GCGAGGACTGCCCTAACTGGATGGTACCTGTTAGCATCTGTACGAGCGAGGACCCAGGCTGCACCAAGCTCAAGGTGCTGCTGGACAGCCCGGAGACCACAATCACCATCAACAACGTCAGCCCTGACCAGTGGGTCAAG ATTAACCCAGGCACGGTGGGCTTCTACAGGATCCAGTACAGCTCAGCCATGTTGGAGAGCCTGCTGCCTGGGGTCAGGGACCTCACCCTGCTGCCGGTGGACCGACTGGGCCTGCAGAATGACCTCTTCTCTCTG GCGCGTGCCGGCATGATCAGCACGGTGGAGGTGCTGAAGCTGATGGAGGCCTTCGTCAACGAGCCCAACTACACTGTATGGAGCGATCTGAGCTGCAACCTGGGagtgctctcctctctcctttcccacACAGACTATCACGAGGAGATCCAGGAGTTCATTCGAGACCTGTTCACCCCCATCGGCCTCAAGCTGGGCTGGGAATGCAAGCAGGGCGAAG GTCACTTGGATGCCTTGCTAAGGGGCCTGGTTCTGGGGAAGCTAGGGAAGGCCGGTCACAAGCCCACACTTGAGGAGGCCCGGCGGAGATTCAAAGACCACGTGGAAGGCAAGCAGATCCTCTCTGCAGACCTCAGGAGTCCA GTGTACTTAACGGTGCTCAAGCATGGAGACAGTGCCACGTTGGAAACCATGCTGAAG CTTCACAAACAAGCCGACATGCAGGAGGAGAAGAACCGCATAGAGCGAGTGCTGGGAGCCATCTCTGCTCCTGACCTCATCCAGAAAGTCCTCACCTTTGCCCTCTCG GAGGAGGTGCGTCCCCAGGACACGGTGTCAGTAATCGGGGGCGTAGCCGGGAGCAGTAAACACGGACGGAAAGCCGCCTGGAAGTTTGTCAAGGACAACTGGGAAGAGCTTCACAACCGCTACCAGGGTGGCTTCCTCATATCAAGGCTAATCAAG CTCTCTGTGGATGGATTTGCCATTGACAAAATGGCTGCTGAAGTAAAG AGTTTCTTCGAGAGCCACCACGCGCCGGCAGCCGAGCGCACGGTCCAGCAGTGCTGTGAGAACATTCTCCTCAACGCCGCCTGGCTCAAGCGTGACGCTGATGACATCCACCAGTATTTACTGCAGCGCAAAGCTCCCCCGGTCTGA